Genomic segment of Thermodesulfobacteriota bacterium:
AAGCCCTGGAAAAATATGGAACAGGCTCGGGTGGCTCCAGGCTGGTAAGCGGAAGCTCCGACCTACATAGAGAGCTAGAAGAGAGGATTGCCAATTTCAAGAAGACGGAGGCAGCGATACTTTTCAGCTCAGGCTACCTCGCAAATATAGGCACTATATCCGCCCTGGTTGGCCCAGGCGATGTAATATACAGCGACGAGCTTAACCATGCATCCATCATCGACGGATGCCGTCTTTCCCGGGCAGAGGCAAGAATATATAAGCACTGTGACGTGGAGCATCTTAAACATCTGCTCTCCTCAGACCGGTCGCAGAAAGTTAAGAAGCTCATCGTTACGGACACAGTGTTCAGCATGGACGGAGACCTGGCGCCCCTTCCGCAAATAGTAGAGCTTGCCGAACACTACGGCTGCATGCTGATGATAGATGAAGCACACGCAACCGGAGTCCTAGGAAATAGGGGAAGCGGGGCTACGGAGCACTTTGGCGTTGAAGATAGAGTTCCCATCGTTATGGGCACACTATCCAAAGCGGTCGGATCCCTGGGAGGATATGTCTGCGGCAGCAGAAAACTGACCGATTTTCTCAGAAACCGTGCCCGATCTTACATCTTTGATACATCGCTACCGGCAAGTTCACTAGCTGCCTCGCTAACCGCCATCGATATCAT
This window contains:
- the bioF gene encoding 8-amino-7-oxononanoate synthase; the encoded protein is MNEPLHWIEEELRQIRDKNLFRVLTELQTGQSPEILIDGKQYILLGSNNYLGLTTDPKVKEAAIKALEKYGTGSGGSRLVSGSSDLHRELEERIANFKKTEAAILFSSGYLANIGTISALVGPGDVIYSDELNHASIIDGCRLSRAEARIYKHCDVEHLKHLLSSDRSQKVKKLIVTDTVFSMDGDLAPLPQIVELAEHYGCMLMIDEAHATGVLGNRGSGATEHFGVEDRVPIVMGTLSKAVGSLGGYVCGSRKLTDFLRNRARSYIFDTSLPASSLAASLTAIDIIESEPERRKYLWRLIDTFKSGLVKIGLKILSSDSAVIPVLIGDAQPALDFARVLRENGVFTPAVRPPSVPPGKCRIRATLMATHREEHIEQALYAFKTAYDSISIK